In Sander vitreus isolate 19-12246 chromosome 4, sanVit1, whole genome shotgun sequence, the genomic stretch taacaccccaaatcccagaaaaggtgtttttttcataatatgggcactttaaggagAAAACGCAAGACTTCCACCCAGGCAAAACAACTTTTGTCTTGactagcactgcccaagacgattgtgattggtttaaagaaatgccaataaaccagagcacgtttttctcccatcccagaatgctgtgtggactcgccagaccctcctccacagcgctgtgaaggaaggtctgacaaagcgAGACCAAGCCCTGACAAAACGTACCGAAacgtttatttaaactgaaaagAGGGTGTGTTGAACACCCCTAACcctttattaccacgagttcaCGTACaggtctctgctgattggctatCACCGGTGACACCCACCAGCGGAGAGAAAACCTAACGCAAAGCCCATTGCACACCGTTCAGAGAAAATCGATAACCGTTCAGTCCGATAACCgtagcaaaacggtgcacaAACGTGCCCCtggttcatgagaatgcgttgcgtGAGTTTGTCCCCAGGATCAATAAAgtgttaaactttttttttttgattattttttgggcaattttatgcctttatttgacaggacagctgaagacatgaaaggggagcagggggggggaaatgacatgcagcaaagggctgcaggtcagagtcgaacccaggcctgctgcgtcaaggagtaaacctctatatatgggcgcacgctctaccaactgagctatccgggcacccaTTAAAGTGTTACCTAACCtgtaataatacatcataattGATTTGTTGATTATATCTTGTAttattatgctgcgttccagacacaatttttagcccgtaagttacaaCTTCAACGACTTCACGACTTTGTAgtgttccaggcaaagtcacaacAAAGCCTtctagctagcggctacctaatgttggcgttagctagcgctagctgatactagtgatttctagtcggcggcatattttgggcttcatttaataaacgtaacctgtagtagtacacaatcgtatgtgtattgttttgattacaatgtgcggaattactttacgttgcctatttatgtctatttctatttctcaccgttaatcaccggcgtctgtacagcatcaacaggggtcgccattgttgtttaatctgtgtgtcaaaaactgtaactgtgaGTACAACAATCTGGTCGACCACGGGTAGTAAGTTACAAGTTTGACtaccgttccagggcactttcacgggtagaaggttgtggaAACACAGGTTACATGTTGCCTCGAACGCAGCATTAATCCGAATCTGCAAAGAAACTGAAGATGTTGTATGAATAGTGGAGAAAAAAGTAGGCAATAttagcagaaaatgaaaatactcgaGTAAAGTATTATAGAGCATAAAGTTCAGTGCAGAGATGTTTTTCCTTCTTAGGGTTGTTACTTCTTTAAGTATATCTTCTCCTTCCACAAAAGTACTTTCACacatatatgtttttatttcatttgggtGCGTTGTATTTCACTTCAGTCCTGAAAGTAGTTCAGTTCATTGTTGCTACAGAACTGCAGGCCTTTGAGTTCAGACCTTTTTGTCCCATTGTGATTCTTCACCTTTGTGTTTTTAACAGAGCAACACATCCATCAGTAACAAACCTACATCCTGAAACACCCGACATGCACAGACGAATGACAACTAGAGCAGTAAAGaataatggattagttgtcaactattaaaactatcgccaactattttgataattggttAATTGCTTTGAGTCATTTTCTATGagaaaaaagtaaattattctctgattgcagcttattaaatgtgaatattttctagtttcttcactcctctgtgacagtaaactgaatatctttgagtcatggacaaaacaagacatttgaggacgtcatcttcggctttggaaaacacatttttcatcattttcggacattttagagaccaaacaactaatccattaatccagaaaataatctacagattaatcgccaatgaaaataatcgttagttgcagccctgtgtGACAACAATCTACAGTCAGAACAGCCTGTCATGGAAGACTCAGAGTTATAATAAAACTCCTAATTAGTGTCAGAAAATCTGACATTTACAATTTGGACCCTCGAACTTTCACGCTGAGAAGCAGCTACTCAAATTCTGTCCTGCCGTCTTCATGCAGTGACAGACAATCACACGTGAACCAAATCCAACAGTTCATACTACATTTATGTGGCCTTGGATCAGATGAAAGTCATGGTCAGATATTACTTGTCTGtaaagactgtaaaaataatggacgtagcttccgggtctgaaaagtgaagccaatgctgaagtaccttaaagctgcattctatctaacttccagcagggggcgactccactggctccaaaaagaagccTTTTCTATAGAAGTATATGAGAAAATGAATCTACTTCTCACttcatttattacctcagtaaacattttacgTAAGAGTTTAGGGTCTCAATCGCTATTTTCAAGTCTTcatcaatacagcatgatgttcttTTTGTAAATGATGCTcccgtttattttaaaatagacgataagGCAGGGGATGCTTCAGTCAGGACAGAGGCtgagcaatgctaaccatgctaacactgtggacattaaaatagacctgaacttgttttggggtgtttccgtgttttcatcttaaactttgaccctctcactgtgtatTTTCACTTCAGAAAAGTTCATTGTAACATTTAACAAAATCTTTGTTCAGCATTTTACCAACcgacctagctagctaccaattAGCTGgtgacttaaagcaacaccaaagcacttttcctcttcgggccccctacaggttggaagcggaatttcCCATTACCGCTGTcccattcgaactacagatccgctacccgatctggcaaacttgcatagtgcggttatagccgatagagggctgCAAAGctaatgcagaagtgccgttcaccctgttacgagttgatgaaccactgaaaccattttggaaacattattttaaggtacaaaagaatctttggtgttgctttcaGGGTAGTTTTGCtaattttctgttctgccgtacgtgcagatgaatggcggcagtacccggaggtctgtgTTTACCCTGTAAATCAAACGAGTCATCCGGTCAACGGTAAATCTCCGTTGGATGACTCGTTTCAGAAGGGTTGACAATCAGCAACTTTCcttctttagcgtttagcttagcacagcacCATTGCAACCACAAACAACACTGGTTTGGCCGCGTCATCCATCCCAAGCTCCCCCCAATCGTAATATCCGgttgcaaaaaaaatgtatgcctTCATCACTAAACTCGAAGCATCAAaccggcagtccacaaaccaacggGTGACATCACGGATGCTACatgcattatttttacagtatatgGTTTTAATGTGATGTTTTAATCTCCAGTGTGAGCGTTCATCTCCTCACAGGTGACGCAGCTCCTTCCGCCTCAGTATGGACGCGTAGGACGGATGCTCCACGTAGCTGTAGTTGATCACACCTCCTTCATCCTCGTGATCTATATCGTCCTCCTCCATGCCATCGGTATCGTCATCGTCCAGGCACCTGCTGTCCCCGTCTgacccctcctcttcctcctcctcttcctcctccggcTCGTTCTCGCAGCTCATCCTCATCTTCCTGCGGTGGTTGTTCCTCACCGACGCCTCCAGGGCTTTCTGTCTCCGGTAGAAGTGGGAGAACTTGTTGAAGATGATGGTGATGGGCAGCGCCACCACCAGGGTGCCGCCCAGGATGCAGCCGCTGGCCGCCAGCTTTCCGGCCACCGTAACAGGAACCACGTCACCATAGCCCACCGTCGTCATGCTCACCGTCCCCCACCACCAGCAAGCCGGGATGGTGTCCAGACCCACATCCTgagcacagagacagacggagggGCTTTATAGTTATGTAGGGTTAccataggtgtaatttacagtGGGGAAAaggggggttacaacccccgCAATAATctaaactggccagtgcaacccacccTAAAAAGCTATTATATTTCCTTTAcatgaataaagacatttgcaccataacttgatgcagaaaagaaatagaaaaaaaatagaaatatctTAACACTGCCCCGCCCTGATACCTGTTCCtgagcccttgtgtcacctgtcccctGTTTCaccctcgttaccttgtgtatttagtctctgtgctgtcTTGTCTCTTGTCGGTTCATTGTCTTCCCCTCCTGGATTTCCCTGCGTCGCTCCTTCCCGGTTGTTTGTCCCCTGTCATGTCTTCTGGTTTATCTTCGtttgtgcctgcctgcctgcctgcctcaggACACCTTATGTTGTAAgtgttttgtttaataaaatacCTCTACTCTGCgtttttgggtccaagcctcgcagtggtgtagtctaatgtactgtagtgggtatactgtactgtatataaatatatgggcctatatatatgggccagaaatagcctttgggggaggggggtcatATCATAATGGGGGGGTCTGggttattttgagcgtcaaagacttcatttcctgcgttcggatacatttttatgcaccaatttatcatggaaatatatcaaaaacataatagaaagtatgttgttgcgtgtcattgggcatttttaagtgggtaaaTGGAAACCAaagagctttcttagtgggtaaaTTGCGTATACCTGCGTGTCACAGACTACACCAGCCTTCCTGACAACCTCACTGGCTAAATTAAGTAGGAATTAAAGAATCAAAACtaattataatataatgttTATGCTAAAGTTCAGAGTAAGAGTGAAACGTTACCTCTTCGTATTCGGCGGTGTAAGCGATACCCGAGAAGACGGACACTCCAACACCCAGGTACAGCAGCAGGATGCCTACCTCGCGGTAACTGTGCTGTAGAAACAAGACGGAGGAGAACTTGAATGAGCCTGCTGTAAACGTTTGATCTTCCAAAGTCTTTAGGCTGTGAAGTTCTCTGTCTGTGGAAGCCTATGGAAACTAGGCCTGCAATTTCGATTTCAGGTACACTGTAAAACCTTTCACtgtaaatttacagtaatatactggcaggAGATGTCCACAAGTAATTTTTTGGTaatccaagtcgagtctcaagtctttgagctcgagtccaaatcaagtctcaagtctttgaggggcaagtccaagtttcaagtcttttgccaTCTGATCTGGGTACAACTAtgaagatacaatgtgcctgttcccagcattaacgcaacactttgcgatggttagcttgttacctgtgacgatgtACGCTAAatttaacgtctctttcacattagcaagtgactgacctatctatttgagatgcctgatgaagttcgacggtGTTGATCTGGCAtaatttatcttggtgccacacacctttcatgtagctgttggcttactgccactgttcacaaagttattgaaagcaaaactaatgacaaaaggcacaactccgggaggacttggtgtcgccatcgtcaatgcattttttgatatgagTGTACCGCACataggcatagcgcatgcgttacgttgcacattatggcaaagggcaggggacaaacagctcgtcatacgtttccccaacgtatatgcgccaataaaagaaaatagaaatacatgaatacatttagatttaaaaagcagtaattgcatgaaaacaggttgtgaCGAGTCTTAAAGCTCGAGtacgagtcaagtctgaagtcttttgggtcgagtcgcaagtcaagtctgaattCACCATTTGTGCAACTTAAgtgtgactcgagtccgagtctcagacttgagtccccatctctgacaGTAAGCatactgtttttaaagttgAGTCGATTTTACTATAAATAGACATATAGTGTCTTACagtattatttgaatttacagtaatatactggctgcagtgtaattcccgccgttttctttattttcccaagatgcattggtattaacagtaaatacctgtaatctgtaacattcgcagatagtgctgtaatattattttttatttatggtgccgctgcaaaatagcttcaggaaggaacttgctttggtggaacatgtgtacgttcaaaagttgttttagtcgtgcaacagaaaactcagattggacagatagtctagctagctgtctggatttaccctgcagagatctgaggagcagttaactgtagtcctcatgaatccaccagagtttagaacgccaacacaaagaaagaagaaggtaacggacatccggcagaaaagagtgacatccggagGAATTTCCGGGCGGCAACAGACCAAtccaggaagtggaacgtcgttgaTATTGACTACATATTTAAACCTCTTTGCAAGCATTAACGCTTGATGAAAATCTGTCGGGACTAAATCAGCTGAGTCAAACATGTTGTTGTAATGTCATTATTCTTTACGATCGGTTTCACCAGCAGAGACGATTCATCTGATGCTCAGTCAGTTACCACAGTCCACTACAGCGCCGCTCCCCCTGGGCTTCATAACATCGACCTCACTGGACATGAGATGTAGAGTATCTGAGAGCTCATGTTACAGTCTCATCTATCATAACAGAGTTCTTTCCACCGGGAGGATGAGGAGAGCATTATCTGCGTATAAAACATTGTTATGTATGAGCTGTAATGTAAATAGATGAgtcatttgttttacttttataaaacaatatttttgcatttagatcgaagcagcactttctgcTAAGCAACAGATTTAAAACTTTGTGCACAAGAAGATTTAAATCTAAAGGGGTTGAAATCACAGTTAATGCAGCTTATGGATAAAGCcatgatttaaaaacacaatgaatAAAAGCAAAAGTTTTCATTGCTTTAGTTTGGAGAACAAAATGTTGGTCTCAAACTTCCTGAAGTGGGTCCCTTAACCCCTTAGCccccatttttttcaacctggaccctattttcctatgtttttgtttctatgTGACTGATGGAAAGAATAATCTTTGACATTGATCCAGTATttagcgagatcgctgcagtcggcagcggcgaaacaagctacaatgtaagttaatagggcaactGCGCTCCTTCAATTTCCGTCCgttaaaagtgctcgttttgccgctgacagactcagattaatattaataaagtgtctgacaacattatgaaatgaTCCATACAAAGACAgaccttttaaaacctctttgagatctttctgtttaaccagaaacagctctgaggtcgctagcgctaaacccaccagactccatttaaaaaaagcaacacttttagcgtgtatagagccaacatattttcacatgtaaatctgtaaactatgtgtttatgttaaccaaaactagagttgtgatggttggaagaGTTggaacagttttattttttttccgtCGACTTTGAATAACtagtattttacgatgctaaaatgacgctatgctaaatgctaaatgtttatttacatggagtctggtgggtttagcgaacgcaatttcgtggatgtttttatgttttttttatgctttaacagaaaggttgacctccttagaaatcctttccatactgttgtcagacactttgaatattaatctgagtctgtcagtggcaaaacgagcacttttgtgaaggtaaatacaagctggacaattgtcctattgacttacattgtagcttgatttgctgctgccgactgcagcgatctcgtttaatactggactagtgtcaaagattgttgttcccatcagtcacttagacacaaaaacataggaaaatagggtccagtttgaaaaaaacggtagttacagTACCCTTTAATCCCAATCCCCCTTCCTCTAAAATATCAAAACCACATCTCTGAACCAAAAGCACAAGAATGGTTTTCAGCTCAGACCTTCAACTGTACACGATCCATCAACCTTTATCTAATGCGTCTGCAGAAAGGTCAACAGACCAGAACTCACTagcattgtttttctttctcccgaGAGGTTTCAACGGTTGGTTTAATGTCACTGTGAGTCTGCCCCGCGTCAGAAAGTCAAATGTTGTATATTTCTGTCTCTGAGCAGCGAGCGAGTCCCGACTCACCCGAAGTGTCGCTCCCAGTGACCGAAGTCCTGTCGAGTGTCGGGCCAACTTCAAAACCCTGAAGATCCTCATTAACCTGaacacctgagagagagaagaaagacatGTTGTTGCATTTCGTTTCATTTATCTCATAATAAAAAGGTGGTAATTACGGGATAACGGCACGTTGAATTTCCTCTAAATTTCCCAAGATTCTACAAAACGTACACTTCCGGTATTTACGAGTAGTCAAGTGCTTGTGTAACTTGTATTTCTGGTAACGTCCacgttaaagggatagtttggatctttctttctcttttatccATAGTCCTGCTGCTCGATCACTCACTCAGAACACTACGGCTGCTTTCTCAATAGTGTGAGCAATTAATATCCTACTGTCTTTCTGCTGCAGAGCTAAAAAAttaactaaaatatgtttttgttaatgTTACAAGGATATTCCGTTAGAAAGGTAAGAAGTTAGCATACTATTTAATTTAAAACCATTAAATTAACAAACATTACAGTAtcatgtatatttgtatttaaacagATATTCTGATAGAACATTAGCCAAGAAGTGTCCAAACACGGACACAGTTCCGTTATATCTGTGACAAAAGTTCTGTTGCCTAGAAATGTATCTTTAAGGTAAAGAATTTGGTATTTCTTCATTCAAAGGTTATAAACGCACATTTAATTTACattcaataataaataaagaattgTAAACCTGTATGAGTCGTCCCAAATTTCCCAGTTCAGACTCTGATCCCAAAGTCAAGTCAAAGAGCAGCGTGATGTAGATGGGAGCCACAGACACCATGTCGATAATGTTCAGAGGGTGATGAAAGAACTTTCTCTTGttcggggagagcagcagccgCGACAGCACCTCaaacagagaagcagagaaacaATACTCAGCATtggtttttctatttttcattGATCGCTTTGTTCCCTTCCCCAGAATCGCCAGTACATAccacacttttgtttttatctccTCACCTCGAAGTTGAACCAGCAGATGCAGAACACCTCCAGAGCCTGCATGGTCGGGTCCTCGATCAACTTCCCTTCATCGTTAAATGtctgagagaaaagaagagaaagaactGTTCCTACATCTGCCTGGACTGTTAATGTTTTTTACCTCCAGGTTTTAAACTGAATAATTACAGCGGGCGTTCTGCATTATTATAATGTTTTTGTGTAAATAGTTGTTTGTGACTTTTGTTTTGGAGGCAATCAGGGAGGAAAAACAAAGTCTGACAATACAACCCCACATTATCCCTACTCATTTTAGCAAATCGTCATTAAAAGTATGCCGAATTAGCTATTAGTAGTTCCTGTTTGCAGTGTACCCATGGatgtacagacaactatcactgctttactttgatactgaagaaaacttGAAAAATGTGATGATTCTCAGGCAAGTTCTGCAGTTATGACGATCGTCTTTTTTCTATGACTCCTAAACAGATTTATAGACATTGGACATCTGTGATAATGTATCCATTGAAAGAATAAGTCGCATAGAGTTTAGAAATGTgcatcatgtctgtgtgttcagattTAACTGAGTTCTGACTGCGAGAAGCGGTACGACTTTTGACAATCAACTCTCAAACAAGTTCTAATAATGTGCAAATAAGTTCCGGACTACTGTATAATAAAATGTCTCGTAAAATCTGAGTGTTTGCAACTTTGTTTGGCTTCATACTCTTTTCAGGTCTCTGTAACCAACCTGATACTCCGGGATGCTGTTAATACACATGGTGGCGATGGATGTGAGCACCACCCCGATGGAGACCAGACTGAAGAGCTTGCTGGGGATGGAGTATCCCGGGTTCTCAAGCGTCAGCCATAGACACTTCCTGATGTTCCCATAACGCACTTTCTGGAAATGcagcatttctctgtgaggatggagaaagacagtcattctgtttacatgcacagcagtaaccggGGTTAAGTGAGTAACGGGGGTTCTGCCAGTTCTTCCCATAGCTATACGTGAGCGGGTATACTGTCCGTCCAGGACAGTAGGTGGTGCTCACCAACGTGCAGCTGGTCGGAATAAGGCTTTTTCTTCCAGTAGACCTTTGTCAAAATCTCAACAACTTGGAAAGCGGGGAGAACATGGACAACTTTTCAGTGCTGTGCATTTCAAACTTGCCATGGCGAAGTCCTCAGTGGGTTTAAAGGTTTAAagcttgtgttgttgctgttgtttttcgtAACTTTGCTTCCAACTGCTCTGTTGTAAATTATTTCCGGGTCAAAAACCAGTGCAGCGGATTTGAGAGGGGCAGTTACAAGTAGACCCAAACAGAATCAGCTGATTTTTTGTGTTCTTTGAGCAGTGATCCAGAATCAATGTCTAAGGAATTTAGCAGGCAGTCTTTCAGCTTGGGGTGGGGATGTGTTAAATTCtgagttttgttattttaatttgtttaaaatctgccGAAAATCGGCGGAATATTCTACAAAATTCAGCGTGCGCAGATTCTGTGTGACCCTGGCTTTAA encodes the following:
- the LOC144517353 gene encoding delayed-rectifier potassium channel regulatory subunit KCNS2, with translation MVKESLPSWVRQDSDEALVHVNVGGLKRSLCSSTLKKFPDTRLGKLLACDSEEDILQVCDDYDVQQKEFYFDRNPGLFPYVLHFYQTGKLHIMEELCVFSFSQEIEYWGINEFFLDSCCSYRYHDRKLENSRHHSWDDESDVSSVDTSVDEISDLNREMLHFQKVRYGNIRKCLWLTLENPGYSIPSKLFSLVSIGVVLTSIATMCINSIPEYQTFNDEGKLIEDPTMQALEVFCICWFNFEVLSRLLLSPNKRKFFHHPLNIIDMVSVAPIYITLLFDLTLGSESELGNLGRLIQVFRLMRIFRVLKLARHSTGLRSLGATLRHSYREVGILLLYLGVGVSVFSGIAYTAEYEEDVGLDTIPACWWWGTVSMTTVGYGDVVPVTVAGKLAASGCILGGTLVVALPITIIFNKFSHFYRRQKALEASVRNNHRRKMRMSCENEPEEEEEEEEEGSDGDSRCLDDDDTDGMEEDDIDHEDEGGVINYSYVEHPSYASILRRKELRHL